In Pseudomonas grandcourensis, the DNA window GCCTCGCACCCGATGCTCTTGAACACCCCGCGTTGGAGCACTCTACGTTAATTCCCCTCCCTCTCGACCAGCGGATAATCGAAATCCTCAGTGGGGCAAAAAGTGGGGCAAAAATCAGCTCCGCGCAAAAACAATAAATCATAAAAAAATCCAGTCACCGCTAAGTGACTGGATTTCTTTAAGAATAAATGGTCGGGACGGAGTGATTCGAACACTCGACCCCTAGCACCCCATGCTAGTGCGCTACCGGACTGCGCTACGCCCCGACTAGGCGTTAAACTCATCCCTCACCTCGAGGAACGCTCAAGAATATATCGCAAGCTTTTGAAAACTGAAAGTATTTAAAAGCGAAAATTTATTTCTTGAGTACCACCAGAACATCTTCGAGCTCGGCGATCATCTGGCGGATCATTTGCTTGTATTGGGTGGTGTCGTCTTTGGCTTCATCACCGGACAAACGCAGGCGCGCACCGCCGATGGTGAACCCCTGATCATAAAGAAGCGCCCGGATCTGCCGGATCATCAGCACGTCCTGGCGCTGATAATACCGGCGGTTTCCGCGGCGTTTGACAGGGTTGAGTTGAGGAAACTCCTGCTCCCAGTAGCGCAGCACGTGCGGTTTTACCGCACACAGCTCGCTGACTTCACCAATGGTGAAGTAGCGTTTGCCCGGGATGACGGGGAGCTCGTCGTTATGACTTGGTTCCAGCATAAGCCTCAACTCGGGCCTTCAACTTCTGCCCTGGACGAAAGGTGACCACACGGCGAGCCGTGATCGGGATTTCTTCCCCCGTTTTCGGATTGCGGCCAGGCCGCTGGCGTTTGTCCCGAAGGTCGAAATTGCCGAAACCGGACAATTTGACTTGTTCGTTGTCTTCAAGAGCGTGCCTGATTTCTTCAAAAAACAGTTCGACCAATTCCTTGGCCTCCCGTTTGTTCAGGCCCAGCTCTTCATACAGACGTTCCGCCATCTCAGCTTTCGTCAGAGCCCCCATACGTCACTTCCTTAACGTGGCGTTCAACCT includes these proteins:
- a CDS encoding MerR family transcriptional regulator, whose amino-acid sequence is MLEPSHNDELPVIPGKRYFTIGEVSELCAVKPHVLRYWEQEFPQLNPVKRRGNRRYYQRQDVLMIRQIRALLYDQGFTIGGARLRLSGDEAKDDTTQYKQMIRQMIAELEDVLVVLKK
- the ihfA gene encoding integration host factor subunit alpha, translating into MGALTKAEMAERLYEELGLNKREAKELVELFFEEIRHALEDNEQVKLSGFGNFDLRDKRQRPGRNPKTGEEIPITARRVVTFRPGQKLKARVEAYAGTKS